A region of Dehalococcoidia bacterium DNA encodes the following proteins:
- a CDS encoding CDP-glycerol glycerophosphotransferase family protein, with protein MRLLKEIADFHRFFWRTLKTEKSIVFYAEHGGYYPYFEGLIEKLISGSGRSLCYVTSDPDDPILQETLSGVRTFYLNKLLALFMAHVNCGVFVMTLTDLGQFHLKRSLNPVHYVYVFHALVSTHMIYRYGAFDHYDSVLCCGPHQVEEIRRHEEINSLPAKTLVEAGYYRVERIYAAYQMCSSEKSPTAGRKTVLIAPSWGVANVLESCGERLVELLLKAGYEVIVRPHPETIRRSPDLVAEFASRYGNDPGFTLEMSVAGDSSLIRADVLISDYSGVALEYAFGTERPVLYLDVPIKVNNQRYRELGIEPLELSLRSEIGVVLSPEEVESVPQVISDLIVSRVAYRKRITELRKAYVYAFGHSSEIGAGYIEGIAKGNN; from the coding sequence ATGCGTTTACTAAAGGAAATAGCGGACTTTCACCGTTTCTTCTGGAGAACCCTAAAAACCGAGAAATCGATTGTTTTCTATGCTGAGCACGGGGGCTATTACCCTTACTTCGAGGGTCTTATTGAAAAACTTATAAGCGGGTCCGGTCGAAGTTTGTGTTATGTTACGTCCGACCCGGACGATCCGATCCTGCAAGAAACCCTGTCAGGAGTACGAACCTTTTATCTGAATAAGCTACTTGCTCTCTTTATGGCGCATGTCAATTGTGGTGTGTTCGTTATGACACTGACCGACCTGGGTCAGTTCCATCTCAAGCGATCACTTAATCCGGTGCATTACGTCTATGTATTCCATGCGCTAGTTAGCACTCACATGATATATCGATACGGTGCTTTTGACCATTATGATTCCGTTCTGTGTTGCGGTCCACACCAGGTTGAGGAGATTCGCCGGCATGAAGAGATCAACAGTCTTCCAGCAAAGACCCTCGTAGAGGCAGGATATTACCGAGTGGAGCGGATTTACGCGGCATACCAGATGTGCTCCTCGGAAAAGTCGCCCACCGCTGGCAGGAAAACCGTCCTGATCGCTCCTTCCTGGGGGGTTGCCAACGTTCTCGAGTCTTGCGGTGAGCGTCTGGTTGAGCTTCTCCTTAAAGCCGGTTATGAGGTCATTGTTCGTCCTCACCCGGAGACAATTAGACGCTCTCCGGATTTAGTAGCAGAGTTCGCTTCCAGGTATGGAAATGATCCGGGTTTCACTCTGGAGATGTCTGTTGCTGGTGATAGCTCACTCATCCGGGCTGATGTTCTGATAAGCGATTACTCCGGGGTTGCTCTTGAATATGCCTTCGGCACCGAACGACCGGTTTTGTACCTGGATGTCCCCATTAAAGTAAACAATCAAAGGTATAGAGAGTTGGGCATAGAACCATTGGAGCTTTCTCTTCGATCAGAAATTGGTGTGGTTCTTTCCCCGGAGGAGGTGGAGTCGGTTCCGCAGGTGATTTCGGATTTGATAGTGAGCAGGGTGGCCTACCGGAAAAGGATAACTGAGCTAAGGAAGGCATACGTGTATGCTTTTGGACATTCATCGGAAATAGGTGCGGGGTATATTGAAGGTATTGCTAAGGGGAATAATTAG
- a CDS encoding glucose 1-dehydrogenase — translation MLKEYSLEGRVAVITGAARGIGKGIALTLAEAGADIVTVDRNTEENEQTASEVQALGRRCLAITTDVTREDQVQRMVSQAISKLGKIDILVNNAGKGARRVVTPLAEHNIRPITDEDWYSVLDLNVRAILLCARAVGPHMIERRKGKVIIITSVTAISAFDHTSLYCVSKAAAARFAQTLALEWAPYNINVNAIGPTWTLTEGAKMMLEKSEEYRQKEMARIPMGRAATPREIGLLAVYLASDASDFVTGQSIYIDGGLTAGG, via the coding sequence ATGCTCAAGGAGTATAGTCTTGAGGGCAGGGTTGCCGTCATTACCGGTGCAGCCCGGGGTATCGGCAAAGGGATCGCTCTGACCCTGGCCGAAGCCGGTGCCGACATCGTTACTGTGGACCGGAATACAGAGGAAAACGAGCAAACCGCAAGCGAGGTTCAGGCCCTGGGGCGGCGATGCCTGGCTATAACCACCGATGTCACCAGAGAAGACCAGGTACAGCGGATGGTCAGCCAGGCTATATCGAAATTGGGGAAAATCGATATACTGGTTAATAATGCCGGCAAAGGCGCCAGGCGGGTGGTAACACCCCTGGCCGAGCACAACATACGACCCATAACTGACGAGGACTGGTATAGTGTCCTGGACCTCAACGTGAGGGCCATACTTTTATGCGCGAGGGCTGTTGGCCCCCATATGATCGAGCGACGGAAGGGTAAGGTCATTATAATTACCTCTGTCACCGCAATAAGCGCATTTGACCATACCAGCCTGTATTGTGTGAGCAAGGCAGCAGCGGCCAGGTTTGCCCAGACCCTGGCACTGGAGTGGGCCCCCTACAACATCAACGTCAATGCCATCGGCCCCACCTGGACGCTAACCGAGGGGGCCAAAATGATGCTGGAGAAAAGTGAGGAGTACCGGCAAAAAGAGATGGCCCGTATCCCGATGGGGAGGGCTGCCACCCCCAGGGAGATAGGTCTTCTCGCCGTTTACCTCGCCTCCGATGCCTCCGATTTCGTTACCGGGCAGAGTATCTATATAGACGGGGGGCTGACCGCCGGGGGCTAA
- a CDS encoding right-handed parallel beta-helix repeat-containing protein: MKIKTIYLASALVLVFSLAAALIPAGPVMAQPPYYVSTTGSDTTGDGSAGNPWGNISYAVGQAASGTTIHVAAGQYNEHDITINKSLTIQGAGEGGTIVDGNALSRVFHINGSYTVDMSGITIRNGNMSGYGGGLYNNNGKVTITNCTVSENDADDSGGIFNLSGNMTITNCTISGNNALNWGGGIFNASGNMTITNCTISGNSAATWGGGILNSSGNMTITNCTVSGNKVDDDGGGIYNTSSGNVTLTNCTVSGNTASGDGGGIWNETGDVTLTNCTISGNTADSGGGVISYVSINITCTIVYGNTVVNDGSNIYGPYTDIGSESIVGSPDPLLGPLQNNGGPTETHALMIGSPAIDACVTSCTVNTDQRGLPRPVDGDLDGTYFCDVGAYEKQPAVGGIIEPVDRLELLAPWLALAALMAVALSVVVVMRRRRLA, translated from the coding sequence ATGAAAATAAAGACAATTTACTTGGCATCAGCCCTGGTACTGGTGTTCTCGCTGGCAGCTGCCTTAATACCAGCAGGCCCAGTGATGGCTCAACCTCCGTACTATGTATCTACCACGGGTAGCGATACAACTGGTGATGGAAGTGCTGGAAATCCATGGGGCAACATAAGCTACGCAGTTGGGCAGGCTGCATCCGGCACCACGATCCATGTGGCAGCAGGGCAATACAATGAGCATGACATCACAATCAACAAGTCCCTGACGATACAGGGTGCCGGCGAGGGCGGCACTATCGTTGACGGAAACGCTCTCAGTCGCGTGTTTCATATAAATGGTAGTTACACGGTTGATATGTCCGGCATAACGATTCGGAACGGCAACATGTCAGGATACGGCGGTGGCCTATATAACAACAATGGTAAGGTAACTATAACTAACTGCACGGTAAGTGAAAACGATGCCGATGATAGCGGCGGTATCTTCAACCTCAGTGGTAACATGACTATAACTAACTGCACCATCAGCGGAAACAATGCGCTTAACTGGGGCGGCGGTATCTTCAACGCCAGTGGTAACATGACTATAACTAACTGCACCATCAGCGGAAACAGTGCTGCAACGTGGGGCGGCGGTATCCTCAACTCCAGTGGTAACATGACTATAACTAACTGCACCGTCAGCGGAAACAAGGTTGACGATGATGGCGGTGGCATTTATAACACGTCTAGTGGCAATGTGACGCTGACCAACTGCACCGTCAGCGGAAATACTGCCAGTGGAGATGGTGGTGGCATTTGGAATGAAACAGGCGATGTGACGCTGACCAACTGCACCATTAGTGGAAATACTGCTGACAGCGGCGGGGGGGTTATAAGTTACGTCAGTATTAATATAACGTGTACAATAGTCTACGGTAACACAGTTGTTAATGATGGTTCTAACATTTATGGTCCATACACCGACATCGGCAGCGAATCCATCGTTGGAAGCCCCGACCCACTCCTCGGTCCGCTTCAGAATAACGGGGGGCCTACAGAAACACATGCTCTCATGATTGGCAGCCCCGCTATAGATGCCTGTGTCACCAGTTGTACCGTCAACACCGACCAGCGAGGACTACCACGGCCAGTGGACGGGGATTTAGATGGCACCTACTTCTGTGACGTGGGCGCATATGAGAAACAGCCTGCGGTTGGTGGAATTATAGAGCCGGTGGACCGGTTGGAGCTGCTGGCGCCGTGGCTCGCGCTGGCGGCACTGATGGCGGTGGCCCTGTCAGTGGTGGTGGTAATGAGGAGGAGGCGCCTGGCGTAG